One window of Chryseobacterium sp. JJR-5R genomic DNA carries:
- a CDS encoding DUF3320 domain-containing protein: protein MNDLILPRLEAARKELLDLGMRNTLLNYKVPKARGLHMVQEQSRSVYQILVKQNKTMTFLGRAGKEESEELFELPPLSDTELQDAYNDTRLQTNESEQKLQTKILNTYYAARTSVEEQGVNTLFLSLGMLNWFEKGNTEEVRQAPLVLVPVALERSSAGERFRLRYTGGEIGANLSLQAKMMADFNVTVPDLPEEEDLDLTTYFNEIQQHVSHLENWKVDHDAIELGFFSFGKFMIYHDLDSTGWPDSRKPFDHPILQSLFGSGFNEPQPTFGEEHNLDEETGADRLLQVVDADSSQVIAMLAVHEGRNMVIQGPPGTGKSQTITNLIANAVGNGKKVLFVAEKMAALEVVKRRLDSINLGEACLELHSHKANKRELHSELKRVLELGKPTVAHLEEEVRLLEPLIQELNAYVNEVNRPVGKSGLSAHEVMGSLLKISNENEGYKFPKISIDDLPSLDSRQVQDLELIAGQIEARLGKIGQPEKLVFYGSNLTIFLPKDEERAKELLVDSINLTENLSDTSKALAELMGFQPPTDLAETKKLMATAEWASKNPGTASIAVTDAAWLSHQKDIADILQTGSRLNELHRKYDAVFIPEAWNQDVLEIRQHIMAHGNKWYKFIIGDYKRSVKKLAALLNTTVPDDTQKKLDLVNALMEGKRLASVLDSGDALAGKLFGIRWQKQKSDWEALQKAVDYLNSLHTHIRQGKVRQDVLEFIEKNGDTNTVTSYTERLGSLIHEQKKSFDGLFKHLDFNGNGIENFKLSAQVSVLNQWMQQLPEIHKTVLWNALKEDVTKQGAGFLINTVEDWPDAAVHLKTALQKTWYDSLLEQAMLNSPELRKFERSTHEETIARFRKIDVLKQYYNRAKVALKHWEGVPKHEGGGQINILKSEFNRKARHMPIRKLIQEAGMAIQAIKPVIMMSPMSIAGFLPPESIDFDLVIFDEASQVRPVDALGAILRGKQIVVVGDTKQMPPTSFFDKLNTDTEDEENVTADMQSILGMCDAQGAPQRMLRWHYRSRHESLISLSNQEFYENRLVIFPSPGSKHRMGLAFNHLPDTFYDKGKTRTNPGEAEKVADAVIAHAVKNPKLSLGVVAFSTAQMQAIQNAVELRRRKNPEVENYFRAHADEPFFVKNLENVQGDERDVIFISIGYGRTEDGKVPMSFGPLNNEGGERRLNVLITRAKSRCEVFTNITAADMSIGPNARFGIRALKSFLYFAQHGKFESDRDELPYQPKPFEGIIADALRDAGYTVREKVGSAGFYIDLAIADPDHPGRYLLGISCDGTSYQAAQSARDRDRLRNAVLEGMGWNLMHIWSLDWFRDPAGELRLITEAVEKAKAQADHNYAVEEEAMEELKNIIREEPLEEITAVYPLYEMAVLPPEVAGQELHMYPVGRLGTWIHEVVMAESPVHFDEMARRIADANGISKIGSRVRMAITNAADYAVTNGLITRRGDFLWYPQKGLLTIRDRRMLPSNSKKIALIAPEEISLAITKVVADSVAIQPDHAVLPVARLLGFSRVTEEIKKYILETLEYTKENGNVFQDGPFLKIRQEQEMQADKYPE, encoded by the coding sequence ATGAATGACCTTATACTTCCCAGGCTGGAAGCTGCAAGAAAAGAGCTGCTGGATCTTGGGATGCGCAATACTTTGTTAAATTATAAAGTTCCGAAAGCCCGCGGGCTGCATATGGTACAGGAACAGTCACGTTCCGTCTATCAGATTCTGGTAAAACAAAATAAAACCATGACCTTTCTGGGTAGGGCAGGGAAAGAAGAAAGTGAAGAACTCTTTGAACTCCCGCCGCTTTCAGATACCGAACTGCAGGATGCCTATAATGATACCCGCTTGCAGACCAATGAATCTGAACAGAAGCTTCAGACTAAAATCCTCAATACCTATTATGCGGCAAGGACAAGCGTTGAAGAACAGGGTGTAAACACTTTGTTCCTGTCGCTGGGCATGCTCAACTGGTTTGAAAAAGGCAATACCGAAGAAGTTAGACAGGCTCCTCTGGTACTGGTTCCCGTCGCTTTGGAGCGTTCCAGTGCCGGCGAAAGGTTCAGGCTGCGCTACACAGGCGGGGAAATAGGAGCGAACTTATCGCTTCAGGCGAAGATGATGGCAGATTTTAATGTTACCGTTCCTGATCTTCCGGAAGAAGAGGATCTGGACCTGACCACTTATTTCAATGAAATTCAGCAGCATGTCAGCCATCTTGAAAACTGGAAAGTGGATCATGATGCCATCGAGCTTGGGTTCTTTTCCTTCGGTAAATTTATGATCTATCATGACCTTGACAGCACCGGGTGGCCGGACAGCAGAAAGCCTTTCGACCATCCGATCCTTCAGTCTTTATTCGGCAGCGGATTCAATGAACCGCAGCCTACTTTCGGAGAAGAGCACAACCTGGATGAAGAAACCGGTGCAGATCGGCTGTTACAGGTTGTGGATGCCGACAGTTCACAGGTAATTGCCATGCTGGCCGTTCATGAAGGCCGGAATATGGTCATCCAGGGGCCGCCGGGAACCGGGAAATCCCAGACCATTACCAACCTGATTGCCAATGCCGTAGGCAACGGCAAGAAAGTACTGTTTGTTGCAGAGAAAATGGCGGCGCTTGAAGTGGTAAAAAGGAGGCTAGACAGTATTAACTTAGGGGAAGCCTGCCTCGAACTCCATAGTCACAAGGCCAACAAACGCGAACTGCATTCGGAGCTTAAGCGTGTTCTGGAGCTCGGTAAACCTACGGTTGCCCATCTTGAGGAAGAAGTGCGACTGCTGGAGCCGCTTATTCAGGAGCTGAATGCATACGTTAATGAAGTTAACCGCCCTGTCGGGAAAAGCGGGCTTTCGGCCCATGAAGTAATGGGCAGCCTGTTAAAGATCAGCAATGAAAACGAAGGGTATAAATTCCCTAAAATCAGCATTGATGATTTACCTTCCCTTGACTCAAGGCAGGTTCAGGATCTTGAACTGATTGCCGGACAGATCGAAGCAAGGCTCGGCAAAATCGGACAGCCCGAAAAACTGGTTTTTTACGGAAGTAATTTAACCATTTTCCTGCCTAAAGATGAAGAACGGGCTAAAGAACTTCTGGTGGATTCCATCAATCTGACCGAAAACCTGTCCGATACCTCGAAAGCCCTTGCTGAGCTGATGGGATTCCAGCCACCCACAGATCTTGCGGAAACCAAAAAGCTGATGGCCACGGCGGAATGGGCGTCAAAAAATCCCGGTACCGCTTCCATAGCGGTTACTGATGCTGCATGGCTGAGCCATCAGAAAGATATTGCCGATATCCTGCAAACCGGCAGCAGGCTGAATGAGCTTCACCGTAAATATGATGCAGTCTTTATCCCTGAAGCCTGGAACCAGGACGTACTGGAGATCAGGCAGCATATCATGGCCCACGGCAACAAATGGTATAAATTCATCATCGGGGATTATAAGCGAAGTGTTAAGAAGCTGGCAGCACTGCTCAATACAACAGTGCCTGATGATACGCAGAAGAAGCTGGACCTGGTGAATGCTTTAATGGAAGGGAAAAGGTTAGCTTCTGTCCTGGATTCCGGTGATGCCCTGGCGGGTAAGCTGTTCGGGATACGGTGGCAGAAACAAAAATCTGATTGGGAGGCCCTGCAGAAAGCAGTAGATTATTTAAACAGCCTGCATACCCATATACGACAGGGAAAGGTGCGGCAGGATGTCTTGGAATTTATTGAAAAGAACGGGGATACCAATACTGTTACTTCTTATACAGAACGTTTGGGAAGCCTGATTCATGAACAGAAAAAATCCTTTGACGGTTTGTTCAAACATCTGGACTTTAACGGAAACGGCATTGAGAATTTCAAACTGTCCGCACAGGTTTCGGTACTGAACCAATGGATGCAGCAGCTGCCTGAAATCCATAAAACGGTTTTATGGAATGCTTTAAAAGAAGACGTAACAAAACAGGGAGCCGGATTTCTCATAAATACTGTTGAGGACTGGCCGGACGCTGCCGTACATTTAAAGACGGCCCTGCAGAAAACCTGGTATGACTCCCTTCTTGAACAGGCTATGCTGAACAGCCCTGAACTGAGGAAATTTGAACGCTCTACCCATGAAGAAACCATTGCGAGATTCAGGAAGATTGATGTTCTGAAACAGTATTACAACAGGGCCAAAGTAGCATTGAAACACTGGGAAGGCGTGCCGAAACACGAAGGCGGAGGCCAGATCAATATCCTGAAGAGCGAATTCAACAGGAAAGCCAGGCATATGCCGATCCGTAAACTTATTCAGGAAGCCGGGATGGCCATTCAGGCCATAAAGCCGGTAATCATGATGAGCCCGATGTCTATTGCCGGCTTTCTGCCGCCGGAAAGTATAGATTTCGATCTGGTAATCTTTGATGAGGCGAGCCAGGTAAGGCCGGTTGATGCGCTGGGTGCCATATTGAGAGGAAAACAGATCGTAGTGGTAGGTGATACCAAGCAGATGCCTCCCACCAGCTTTTTTGATAAGCTGAATACCGATACCGAAGATGAGGAAAACGTAACTGCCGATATGCAGAGCATCCTGGGAATGTGTGATGCACAGGGAGCGCCGCAACGGATGCTGCGCTGGCATTACCGCAGCAGGCATGAATCCCTGATCAGCCTTTCCAACCAGGAATTTTATGAAAACAGGCTGGTTATATTTCCAAGCCCCGGATCTAAACACAGGATGGGGCTGGCTTTTAACCATTTGCCGGATACATTTTACGATAAAGGAAAAACAAGGACCAATCCCGGCGAAGCTGAAAAAGTGGCGGACGCCGTTATAGCGCATGCCGTTAAAAACCCTAAGCTAAGCCTAGGAGTTGTAGCCTTCAGTACGGCGCAGATGCAGGCAATACAGAATGCCGTTGAATTAAGGCGGCGAAAAAACCCGGAGGTTGAAAATTATTTCAGGGCACATGCCGATGAACCGTTTTTTGTTAAAAACCTTGAAAATGTACAGGGAGATGAAAGGGATGTCATATTTATCAGCATAGGCTACGGCAGGACCGAAGACGGAAAAGTACCGATGAGCTTCGGACCGCTTAATAATGAAGGAGGAGAACGGAGGCTGAACGTATTGATCACCAGAGCGAAAAGCCGCTGTGAAGTATTTACCAACATTACGGCAGCCGATATGTCGATTGGTCCTAATGCCAGATTCGGGATCAGGGCATTGAAAAGTTTCCTGTATTTCGCGCAGCATGGGAAGTTTGAAAGCGACAGGGACGAGCTGCCTTATCAGCCGAAGCCGTTTGAAGGGATTATTGCAGATGCGCTCAGGGATGCAGGGTATACTGTACGCGAAAAAGTAGGGTCTGCCGGTTTTTATATTGATCTGGCCATTGCAGACCCTGACCATCCGGGAAGATACCTGCTGGGCATCAGCTGTGACGGCACATCCTACCAGGCTGCCCAGTCGGCCCGGGACAGGGACAGGCTGCGAAATGCGGTACTGGAAGGAATGGGGTGGAACCTGATGCATATCTGGAGCCTGGACTGGTTCCGGGATCCGGCCGGTGAGCTGAGGCTGATCACGGAGGCTGTGGAAAAAGCGAAAGCGCAGGCGGATCATAATTATGCCGTTGAGGAAGAGGCCATGGAAGAACTTAAAAACATCATCCGTGAAGAGCCTCTGGAGGAGATTACAGCGGTATATCCTTTATATGAAATGGCTGTTTTGCCACCGGAAGTTGCCGGGCAGGAACTGCATATGTACCCTGTGGGAAGGCTTGGTACCTGGATTCATGAGGTGGTAATGGCGGAAAGCCCTGTGCATTTTGATGAAATGGCCAGAAGGATTGCTGATGCCAATGGTATTTCAAAAATAGGCAGTAGGGTCCGTATGGCCATTACCAATGCGGCAGATTATGCCGTTACCAATGGCCTTATAACCAGGAGAGGCGACTTTTTATGGTATCCGCAAAAAGGACTGCTGACCATCAGGGACAGACGTATGCTTCCTTCCAATTCAAAGAAAATAGCCTTGATAGCACCGGAAGAGATCAGCCTTGCCATTACAAAGGTGGTTGCGGATTCCGTAGCTATACAGCCGGACCATGCCGTTCTTCCTGTGGCACGGCTTCTGGGCTTTTCACGAGTAACAGAAGAGATAAAAAAGTATATCCTTGAAACGCTG
- a CDS encoding cysteine desulfurase family protein: MNPSEKIYLDNNATTRPDDRVLQAMLPFFTEYYENAGSSHLAGLTVNEHVDNAIWQVSDLIGCRPEELIFTSGATEAINLAVRGISNGTRNHFVTVSTEHKAVLDTVESYTENGNYTHTFLQVGKDGRIDLDDLDAALSENTLMVNIMLVNNETGVIQDIRKISETVHAKGAFLLCDTTQAVGKIPVDVHDLGIDLMPFSAHKFYGPKGTGALYVSKKLKSRLQPQITGGGQQNNRRSGTLNVPGIIGFGKACEIARHDMQQDYLQIKNLRDHLENELLKIEGTFVNGLSEHRIHTTANICFPGVLSEQLILSLQNISVSSGSACSSVTAKPSHVLKAMGLSDEEALSSIRFSLGRFNTMEQIDYTVSRMQKLIQQLR, encoded by the coding sequence ATGAACCCTTCTGAAAAAATTTACCTTGACAACAATGCAACGACCCGTCCGGACGACCGGGTTCTTCAGGCCATGCTCCCTTTTTTTACGGAATATTATGAAAATGCCGGAAGCAGCCACCTGGCCGGACTTACCGTTAATGAACATGTGGACAATGCAATCTGGCAGGTCTCGGACCTGATCGGGTGCAGGCCTGAAGAGCTCATCTTTACTTCGGGCGCTACTGAAGCCATCAACCTGGCTGTACGGGGAATTTCAAACGGGACAAGAAATCATTTTGTAACAGTAAGTACAGAACATAAAGCCGTACTGGATACGGTAGAAAGTTACACGGAAAACGGAAATTACACCCATACGTTTCTTCAGGTGGGAAAAGACGGGCGGATTGACCTGGATGACCTGGACGCTGCCTTGTCTGAAAATACCCTGATGGTGAATATAATGCTGGTTAACAACGAGACCGGCGTAATTCAGGACATCAGGAAAATCAGTGAAACAGTTCATGCCAAAGGCGCATTCCTTCTCTGCGATACTACACAGGCGGTGGGTAAAATACCGGTTGATGTCCATGATCTTGGAATTGACCTGATGCCTTTTTCTGCGCATAAATTTTACGGCCCTAAAGGAACAGGAGCCCTGTACGTTTCCAAAAAATTAAAATCCCGTCTCCAGCCGCAGATTACAGGCGGCGGACAGCAGAATAACCGGAGAAGCGGTACCCTGAATGTTCCGGGCATCATCGGTTTCGGGAAAGCCTGCGAGATTGCCAGGCATGATATGCAGCAGGATTACCTTCAGATAAAAAACCTTCGCGATCATCTGGAAAATGAACTGTTAAAAATTGAAGGTACTTTCGTTAACGGTTTATCAGAACACAGAATACATACGACTGCCAATATCTGTTTCCCGGGTGTGCTTTCAGAACAGCTGATCCTCTCCCTGCAGAACATTTCGGTTTCCAGCGGATCTGCCTGTTCCTCGGTTACCGCAAAACCGTCTCATGTGTTAAAGGCAATGGGATTATCTGACGAAGAGGCCCTGAGTTCCATCCGTTTCAGCCTGGGCAGGTTTAATACCATGGAACAGATTGATTATACGGTAAGCAGGATGCAGAAATTAATACAGCAGCTCCGGTAA
- a CDS encoding xanthine dehydrogenase family protein molybdopterin-binding subunit encodes MNNIPSIGTPQNRLEGHLKVTGSAKYAGDYNADSLLYGYVVNSTVTKGKIKSINTEEAKNLEGVVEVFTHDNRPSTAWFDFQYADMDAPPGLVFKPLKDNEIRYNGQPIALVVADTFEMARLAANKLHIEYEEEAFETDLMANLKDSRDPKKGLASLLKPPPPPPKGDFEKAYKDSFIKTDSTFSHGTEHHNPMELFASTVIYEGKDKLKIYDKTQGTINSQMYVANVFGLKMKNVQVISPFVGGGFGSGLRPQHQLFMAVMASLHLKRNVRVTLDRAQMYMIGHRPPTLQHTKFGADENGKVNAIFHEATGETSRFEDYVEIVVNWANMLYPAENTLLEHKIVPLDVYSPLDMRAPGGSTGMHAIEVTMDEIAYQLDIDPVELRLINYSEIDYSSEKEYSSKELRECYLRGASQFGWDKRNPVPRSMKRGNKLVGYGMATGMWDANRLLGRAEAIMNADGKVEIKSAVTDIGTGTFTIMTQIAADELGLPLEDVTFSYADSAMPFAPIQGGSFTTATIGPAVQAACQALNKKLYKKAKSLKDSVLANTKLKEVIFKGGYIVHKDNSESRISYQEIMEANEGKVIKTTNSAMPNPLTYGKKARAVHSAVFVEVEVDEQLGVIEVKRALTAVAAGRIINPKTAESQLLGGMIWGISKALHEETILDHRLGKYMNDNLAEYHIPVHADIHDLQVLFVEENDQFVNDLGVKGVGEIGGVGMPPAITNAVYHATGKRIYDLPIHFDKLL; translated from the coding sequence ATGAATAATATACCCTCTATAGGAACTCCGCAAAACCGCCTTGAAGGCCATCTGAAAGTAACCGGAAGCGCTAAGTATGCCGGGGATTATAATGCAGATAGCCTCTTGTATGGCTATGTGGTCAACAGTACTGTAACCAAAGGCAAGATCAAATCAATAAATACAGAAGAAGCCAAAAATCTTGAAGGTGTGGTTGAAGTTTTTACCCATGATAACCGGCCTTCAACGGCGTGGTTTGACTTTCAGTATGCTGATATGGATGCGCCGCCGGGACTTGTTTTTAAACCGCTGAAAGATAATGAGATCCGGTACAACGGTCAGCCGATTGCACTGGTGGTGGCCGATACTTTTGAAATGGCACGTCTGGCAGCAAATAAACTTCATATTGAATACGAAGAAGAAGCGTTTGAGACTGATCTTATGGCTAACCTTAAAGATTCCCGTGATCCTAAAAAAGGGCTGGCTTCGTTACTGAAACCGCCACCGCCGCCGCCAAAGGGTGACTTTGAAAAAGCGTATAAGGATTCATTCATTAAAACAGACAGTACTTTCAGCCATGGTACGGAACACCATAACCCGATGGAACTGTTTGCTTCAACGGTGATTTACGAAGGTAAAGACAAGTTAAAGATTTATGATAAAACACAGGGAACCATCAATTCCCAGATGTATGTAGCCAATGTGTTCGGCCTGAAAATGAAAAACGTACAGGTTATTTCCCCGTTTGTAGGTGGAGGATTCGGTTCCGGGTTACGGCCTCAGCACCAGCTTTTTATGGCGGTAATGGCTTCTCTGCATCTGAAAAGGAATGTAAGGGTAACACTGGACAGGGCTCAGATGTACATGATCGGCCACCGTCCGCCTACTTTACAGCATACGAAATTCGGAGCTGATGAAAATGGAAAAGTGAATGCTATTTTTCATGAAGCCACAGGGGAAACATCCCGTTTTGAAGATTATGTGGAAATTGTAGTGAACTGGGCCAATATGCTGTATCCGGCAGAAAATACCTTATTGGAACATAAGATTGTACCGTTGGATGTTTACAGTCCGCTCGATATGAGGGCACCGGGAGGAAGTACAGGGATGCATGCCATTGAAGTTACTATGGATGAAATTGCATATCAGCTTGATATTGATCCCGTAGAACTCAGGCTGATCAACTATTCTGAAATTGACTATAGCAGTGAAAAAGAATATTCCAGCAAGGAACTCCGAGAATGCTACCTGCGCGGAGCAAGCCAATTCGGCTGGGACAAAAGAAATCCTGTTCCCCGCAGCATGAAGCGCGGGAATAAACTGGTAGGTTACGGAATGGCCACAGGAATGTGGGATGCCAACAGGCTTTTAGGCCGTGCTGAGGCCATTATGAATGCAGATGGCAAAGTAGAGATTAAAAGTGCGGTAACAGATATAGGAACCGGAACATTTACGATAATGACCCAGATTGCAGCCGACGAGCTCGGGCTCCCTCTTGAAGATGTTACTTTTTCCTATGCCGACAGTGCGATGCCGTTTGCCCCGATCCAGGGAGGGTCTTTTACCACAGCAACGATAGGTCCCGCAGTTCAGGCAGCATGCCAGGCTTTAAATAAAAAGCTGTACAAAAAAGCAAAATCACTGAAAGATTCCGTATTGGCCAATACTAAACTGAAAGAAGTAATCTTTAAAGGAGGGTACATCGTCCACAAAGATAATTCGGAATCCAGGATCAGTTACCAGGAAATTATGGAAGCCAATGAAGGAAAAGTCATTAAGACAACCAATTCGGCCATGCCTAATCCGCTGACCTACGGTAAAAAAGCCCGGGCAGTTCACAGTGCGGTATTTGTGGAAGTTGAAGTAGATGAGCAACTGGGTGTAATTGAAGTTAAAAGAGCGCTTACTGCGGTAGCTGCCGGAAGAATAATCAACCCAAAAACGGCTGAAAGCCAGCTGCTGGGCGGGATGATCTGGGGGATCAGCAAGGCTCTTCATGAAGAAACCATCCTTGATCACCGTCTGGGCAAATACATGAATGATAACCTGGCAGAATACCATATTCCGGTACACGCCGATATCCATGACCTGCAGGTGCTTTTTGTAGAAGAAAATGATCAGTTCGTGAATGATTTAGGCGTAAAAGGCGTAGGGGAAATCGGTGGCGTAGGAATGCCGCCTGCCATTACCAATGCAGTTTACCATGCTACGGGAAAAAGAATTTATGATCTTCCCATACATTTTGATAAGCTTCTATAA
- a CDS encoding xanthine dehydrogenase family protein subunit M → MNNFSYTKATDLQNAVSLLSENNDHKAVAGGTNIIDLMKYFVTEADTLVDINRISGLSDIKDTENGGVMLGALATNADTAYHPVIEDRYPLLSKAILAGASAQIRNMATNGGNLMQRTRCYYFYDPAVPCNKREPGTGCSAATGYNRIHAILGHNESCIAVFPSDMCVALAALDAEVHISGPKGERVLPFADFHRLPGDTPHLDNNLQAGEIITGLELPEKGFSEYYSYLKLRDRNSYAFALISVAAGFDIEDGLIKEARIALGGVAHKPWRSAEAEAYLKGKTPSEENFAQAAEIILDGAQGFEHNHFKIALAKRAIVRNSIMAMDPGSQRPGAKPSL, encoded by the coding sequence ATGAATAATTTTTCTTATACAAAAGCAACAGACCTTCAGAATGCCGTTTCACTGCTGAGCGAAAACAATGATCATAAAGCCGTAGCGGGCGGTACAAATATCATCGATCTGATGAAATACTTTGTTACCGAAGCCGATACATTGGTAGACATCAACCGAATTTCCGGTCTCAGTGATATCAAAGATACCGAAAACGGCGGGGTTATGCTGGGTGCCCTTGCGACCAATGCAGATACCGCCTATCATCCTGTAATAGAAGACCGTTATCCATTGCTTTCCAAAGCAATTCTGGCAGGGGCTTCTGCACAGATCCGTAATATGGCAACCAACGGCGGAAACCTGATGCAGCGTACCCGGTGCTATTATTTCTATGACCCTGCAGTTCCCTGCAATAAGAGGGAACCGGGAACCGGATGTTCGGCTGCCACAGGATATAACCGTATTCATGCGATTTTGGGACATAATGAAAGCTGCATTGCGGTTTTTCCTTCGGATATGTGCGTGGCTCTGGCCGCTCTGGATGCAGAAGTGCATATTTCAGGGCCAAAGGGAGAACGCGTATTGCCGTTTGCCGATTTTCACAGGCTTCCCGGAGACACTCCTCACCTGGATAATAACCTGCAGGCCGGAGAAATCATTACAGGGCTTGAACTTCCGGAAAAGGGCTTTTCTGAATATTATTCCTATTTAAAACTCAGGGATCGTAATTCTTATGCCTTTGCATTAATTTCCGTAGCTGCCGGATTTGATATTGAAGACGGACTGATCAAAGAAGCCAGGATCGCTTTGGGCGGCGTTGCCCATAAACCATGGCGCAGTGCGGAAGCCGAGGCCTACCTGAAAGGCAAAACACCTTCAGAAGAAAATTTTGCTCAAGCAGCAGAGATCATACTGGACGGAGCCCAGGGTTTTGAACATAATCATTTTAAAATTGCCCTGGCAAAAAGAGCCATTGTACGGAACAGCATCATGGCAATGGATCCAGGATCGCAGAGACCGGGCGCAAAACCTTCATTATAA
- a CDS encoding (2Fe-2S)-binding protein, with protein sequence MPDQNNQSIKLRVNGQDHELALRPWVSLLDALRHTMHLTGTKKGCDHGQCGACTVLVDGKRVLSCLTLAVMKDGAEVTTIEGIGTEENLHPVQKAFIEHDAFQCGYCTPGQICSAVGLLSEGKAESREEVQDMMSGNLCRCGANRGIINAIMAVKQDMR encoded by the coding sequence ATGCCTGATCAGAACAACCAATCCATCAAACTTAGGGTGAATGGACAAGACCATGAACTTGCGCTCAGACCCTGGGTATCCTTACTGGACGCGCTTCGGCACACCATGCATCTTACCGGAACCAAAAAAGGCTGTGACCACGGACAGTGTGGGGCATGTACTGTTTTAGTAGATGGGAAAAGAGTTTTAAGCTGCCTTACCCTCGCCGTTATGAAAGACGGAGCAGAAGTTACCACCATAGAAGGAATCGGAACTGAAGAAAACCTGCATCCCGTTCAGAAAGCTTTTATCGAGCATGATGCGTTCCAGTGCGGATATTGTACACCGGGGCAGATCTGCAGTGCCGTGGGGCTTCTTAGTGAAGGAAAAGCGGAAAGCCGTGAAGAAGTACAGGATATGATGAGCGGGAACCTTTGCCGCTGCGGTGCCAACAGAGGAATTATTAATGCCATCATGGCGGTAAAACAGGATATGCGATGA
- the moaCB gene encoding bifunctional molybdenum cofactor biosynthesis protein MoaC/MoaB: MVDITHKSSTLRKAVATATVKTSSLATIEAIQQRKVPKGDIFEFSRVAALFAVKKTSDVIPDCHPLPVEYTSVTYAIEDLSIIISVEVHTVYKTGVEVEAMHGASVAALVMYDMLKPIDKRVEIHNIKLLEKTGGKSDRKYAAEDIKAAVVVCSDSIHQGKNEDRSGKVILTKLEESGCKNIEYTVVPDEFDIIQNTLAEYKRQNIDLVIFTGGTGASARDVTPDALSPMLDRPMPGIMETARNYGQERIKTSMLSRSVAGFSGQTLVLAFPGSVKGAEEYMQALFPQVLHVFELKDKYRH, translated from the coding sequence ATGGTAGATATCACGCATAAATCGTCCACCCTGCGAAAGGCGGTGGCTACGGCTACGGTAAAGACTTCGTCCCTGGCCACCATTGAAGCCATACAGCAGCGGAAAGTCCCGAAAGGGGATATTTTTGAATTTTCAAGGGTTGCTGCATTGTTTGCGGTTAAAAAAACCAGTGATGTAATCCCGGACTGCCATCCGCTGCCGGTAGAATATACTTCCGTTACCTATGCCATTGAAGACTTATCCATAATTATTTCCGTGGAGGTGCATACCGTTTATAAGACCGGCGTAGAGGTGGAAGCCATGCACGGTGCTTCCGTAGCAGCCCTGGTTATGTATGATATGCTGAAACCGATTGACAAGCGGGTTGAAATACACAACATAAAACTTCTGGAAAAAACAGGAGGAAAATCAGACCGGAAATACGCTGCGGAAGACATCAAAGCTGCTGTGGTAGTCTGTTCAGACAGCATTCATCAGGGAAAGAACGAAGACCGTTCAGGAAAAGTCATCCTTACAAAATTAGAGGAATCAGGCTGTAAAAATATTGAATATACGGTAGTGCCCGATGAATTTGACATTATTCAGAATACGCTTGCAGAATACAAAAGGCAAAATATAGATCTGGTTATTTTTACCGGCGGAACCGGTGCTTCAGCAAGAGATGTTACCCCGGACGCCCTATCACCGATGCTCGACCGCCCTATGCCTGGAATTATGGAAACCGCCCGGAATTACGGGCAGGAACGCATTAAAACCTCTATGCTGTCCAGGAGTGTCGCCGGCTTCAGCGGACAAACCTTAGTACTGGCTTTTCCCGGTTCGGTAAAAGGTGCAGAAGAATACATGCAGGCTCTGTTTCCGCAGGTACTCCATGTATTTGAGCTTAAAGACAAATACAGGCATTGA
- a CDS encoding molybdenum cofactor biosynthesis protein MoaE, which translates to MKKDFKNIFVEGAIDPVFISDSIAKHSAKKNIGAHSIFLGQIREDMVEGKTVQAIEYTAYEEMALEKMHEIREEIFAKYDLTCMHIHHSLGTIRTGEICLFVFTSSKHRKAAMESCDEVVERIKKDLPVWGKEVFEDASHQWKTNS; encoded by the coding sequence ATGAAAAAAGATTTTAAAAATATATTTGTTGAGGGAGCAATAGATCCTGTATTCATTTCAGACAGCATTGCTAAGCATTCTGCCAAAAAAAACATCGGGGCACACAGTATTTTCCTGGGCCAGATCCGGGAAGACATGGTAGAAGGCAAAACCGTTCAGGCTATTGAATATACAGCCTATGAAGAAATGGCTCTTGAAAAGATGCATGAAATAAGAGAAGAGATCTTTGCAAAATATGATCTTACCTGCATGCACATCCATCACAGTCTGGGCACAATAAGAACCGGGGAGATCTGCCTGTTTGTATTTACCTCATCAAAGCACAGGAAAGCAGCCATGGAAAGCTGTGATGAAGTCGTGGAAAGAATAAAAAAAGACCTTCCGGTCTGGGGGAAAGAGGTATTTGAAGATGCTTCCCATCAATGGAAAACCAACAGTTAA